The following are encoded together in the Rhinopithecus roxellana isolate Shanxi Qingling chromosome 5, ASM756505v1, whole genome shotgun sequence genome:
- the LOC104678767 gene encoding L-lactate dehydrogenase B chain-like isoform X1 produces the protein MATLKENLIAPVAEEEATVPNSKITVVGVGQVGMACAISILGKSLADELALVDVLEDKLKGEMMDLQHGSLFLQTPKIVADKDYSVTANSKIVVVIAGVHQQEGESRLNLVQRNVNVFKFIIPQIVKYSPDCIIIVVSNPVDILTYVTWKLTGLPKHRVIGSGCNLDSARFRYLMAEKLGIHPSSCHGWILGEHGDSSVAVWSGVNVAGVSLQELNPEMGTDNDSENWKEVHKMVVESAYEVIKLKGYTNWAIGLSVADLIESMLKNLSRIHPVSTMVKGIYGIENEVFLSLPCILNARGLTSVINQKLKDDEVAQLKKSADTLWDIQKDLKDL, from the coding sequence ATGGCAACTCTTAAGGAAAATCTCATTGCACCAGTTGCAGAAGAAGAGGCAACAGTCCCAAATAGTAAGATCACTGTCGTGGGTGTTGGACAAGTTGGTATGGCGTGTGCTATCAGCATTCTGGGAAAGTCTCTGGCTGATGAACTTGCTCTTGTGGATGTTTTGGAAGATAAGCTTAAAGGAGAAATGATGGATCTGCAGCATGGGAGCTTATTTCTTCAGACGCCTAAAATTGTGGCAGATAAAGATTATTCTGTGACTGCCAATTCTAAGATTGTAGTGGTAATTGCAGGAGTCCATCAGCAAGAAGGGGAAAGTCGGCTCAATCTGGTGCAGAGAAATGTTAATGTCTTCAAATTCATTATTCCTCAGATCGTCAAGTACAGTCCTGATTGCATCATAATTGTGGTTTCCAACCCAGTGGACATTCTTACATATGTTACGTGGAAACTAACTGGATTACCCAAACACCGCGTGATTGGAAGTGGATGTAATCTGGATTCTGCTAGATTTCGCTACCTTATGGCTGAAAAACTTGGCATTCATCCCAGCAGCTGCCATGGATGGATTTTGGGGGAACATGGCGACTCAAGTGTGGCTGTGTGGAGTGGCGTGAATGTGGCAGGTGTTTCTCTCCAGGAATTGAATCCAGAAATGGGAACTGACAATGATAGTGAAAATTGGAAGGAAGTGCATAAGATGGTGGTTGAAAGTGCCTATGAAGTCATCAAGCTAAAAGGATACACCAACTGGGCTATTGGATTAAGTGTGGCTGACCTTATTGAATCCATGTTGAAAAATCTATCCAGGATTCATCCTGTGTCAacaatggtaaaggggatatatGGCATCGAGAATGAAGTCTTCCTAAGCCTTCCGTGTATCCTCAATGCCCGAGGATTAACCAGCGTTATCAACCAGAAGCTAAAGGATGATGAAGTTGCTCAGCTCAAGAAAAGTGCAGATACCCTGTGGGACATCCAGAAGGACTTAAAAGACCTGTGA
- the LOC104678767 gene encoding L-lactate dehydrogenase B chain-like isoform X2, with product MATLKENLIAPVAEEEATVPNSKITVVGVGQVGMACAISILGKSLADELALVDVLEDKLKGEMMDLQHGSLFLQTPKIVADKDYSVTANSKIVVVIAGVHQQEGESRLNLVQRNVNVFKFIIPQIVKYSPDCIIIVVSNPVDILTYVTWKLTGLPKHRVIGSGCNLDSARFRYLMAEKLGIHPSSCHGWILGEHGDSSVAVWSGVNVAGVSLQELNPEMGTDNDSENWKECRYPVGHPEGLKRPVTTGLYAIEI from the exons ATGGCAACTCTTAAGGAAAATCTCATTGCACCAGTTGCAGAAGAAGAGGCAACAGTCCCAAATAGTAAGATCACTGTCGTGGGTGTTGGACAAGTTGGTATGGCGTGTGCTATCAGCATTCTGGGAAAGTCTCTGGCTGATGAACTTGCTCTTGTGGATGTTTTGGAAGATAAGCTTAAAGGAGAAATGATGGATCTGCAGCATGGGAGCTTATTTCTTCAGACGCCTAAAATTGTGGCAGATAAAGATTATTCTGTGACTGCCAATTCTAAGATTGTAGTGGTAATTGCAGGAGTCCATCAGCAAGAAGGGGAAAGTCGGCTCAATCTGGTGCAGAGAAATGTTAATGTCTTCAAATTCATTATTCCTCAGATCGTCAAGTACAGTCCTGATTGCATCATAATTGTGGTTTCCAACCCAGTGGACATTCTTACATATGTTACGTGGAAACTAACTGGATTACCCAAACACCGCGTGATTGGAAGTGGATGTAATCTGGATTCTGCTAGATTTCGCTACCTTATGGCTGAAAAACTTGGCATTCATCCCAGCAGCTGCCATGGATGGATTTTGGGGGAACATGGCGACTCAAGTGTGGCTGTGTGGAGTGGCGTGAATGTGGCAGGTGTTTCTCTCCAGGAATTGAATCCAGAAATGGGAACTGACAATGATAGTGAAAATTGGAAGGAA TGCAGATACCCTGTGGGACATCCAGAAGGACTTAAAAGACCTGTGACTACTGGGCTCTAcgctatagaaatttaa